Part of the Neisseria leonii genome is shown below.
TCCATCTGGCTACCGACTGGGAAGACTATGCCGTGCAGATGCTGGACGTTTTAAACGGTTTTCCCGAGTTGGCCAACACCGCCGCCGATTATGCCCCCACGCCCGACTACCGTCCCGAAACCAAATTTGAAGCGCGCGGCAAACGGTTGGGGCACGGCGTGTGGGATTTGGTGTTCGAGAAAAAGGCCTGAGTATGGATAGGGACGAACAGGCTTACGCTGCCCAGCTGGCCGCCAAAACCGAACGCTTCACCCGACTGTTTGCCGGTCTGGACACGCCGCCGCTGGAAGTTTTCGCCTCGCCCGAATCGCATTTCCGTATGCGGGCGGAATTCCGCATCTGGCACGAGGGCGGCCGTATCGACTATGCGATGTTCGAACCCGGCCGCAAAGCCGGAACGGCCTCCCTGATCAAAATCCGCACGTTTCAGACGGCCTCCCGTGCCATCAACGAATTGATGCCCGCCCTGCTGGCGGCGTTGTCGGCCGACGATGTGCTGAAAAACCGTCTGTATCAGTGCGAATTTCTCGGCACGCAGAGCGGTGAAATGCTGGTCAGCCTGATTTACCATAAAAAATTGGACGATGCGTGGACGGCGGCGGCGTGCCGTTTGGCGCAGGCGTTCGATATTCATCTTATCGGGCGCAGCAAAGGGCAGAAAATCGTTTTGTCGCAAGATTTTGTCACCGAAGAAATGAGCGTCGGCGGCCGTCTGTACCGTTACCGCCAAACCGAAGGCGGTTTCACCCAGCCCAACGCGGCGGTATGCGGCAAAATGCTGGCATGGGCGGCCGACTGTGCGGGCAGCGACCCGCGCGATTTGCTGGAGCTGTATTGCGGCAACGGCAATTTCACTTTTCCGCTGGCCGCCTGTTTCCGCCGCGTTTTGGCGACGGAAATCTCAAAAACTTCGGCGGCGGCCGCACAATGGGGCATTGAGGCAAACGGCATCGGCAATATCCGCATCGCCCGCCTGTCGGCCGAAGAATTTACCGAAGCGTATCAAGGCCGCCGCACGTTCCGCCGTCTGGCCGAACAGGGCATTGACTTGGCCGCGTATGATTTTTCGACGGTATTCGTCGATCCGCCGCGCGCCGGAGTGGACGGGGATACGCTGCGCCTTTTGGCCGGATTCGACCGCATCCTTTATATTTCGTGCAACCCCGATACTTTGCGCGCCAATCTCGATGTATTGGCGCAGAGCCACCGTATCCGCCGCATGGCACTGTTTGACCAGTTTCCGTTTACGCACCACATTGAAAGCGGCGTATTGTTGGAAAAACGGGTATAGGCATGGGCGGTATGACTTATCAAAGCCGCTATATTATGGACGGCACGGTGTTGTGGCAGAGGCCGTCTGAAACGTGGGCGGAATTTGCCGCCAGGCTGGAAGCCCTGCGCGGACGGCAGCGCGCGTTTGCCCGCCTGTCTGTGGCTGCACGCGCGGCCGTGCTGCTGCGTTTTGCCGACAGGCTGGAAGCGGCCAAAGGGCGTTTGGCGCGCATGGTGTGCGAAGAAGTCGGCCGCTGTCTGCGCGAGTGTGAAGCGGAGCTGGATAAATCGGTAGAGCTGGTGCGCTATTACGCCGAATGCGCGCCCGGGCTGTTGGCGCATAAAGATGTGGCCACGCAGGCCGAGGTCAGTCAGGTACGCTTTGAGCCGTTGGGTGTGGTGCTGGCGGTGATGCCGTGGAATTATCCGGTGTGGCAGGTATTGCGTTTTGCCGTCCCTGCCTGGTGTGCGGGCAATGCCTGTGCGGTCAAGCCCGCGCCGAGCGTGGGGCGGGTGAGTGAGGCACTGTTTGAGCTGGCGGGGGAAGATCTGCCGCTGGCGGCGGCCTGGCTGGCGCATGATGATGTGGCGGCGGCCGTTGCCCGATGCGACGCGCTGGCGTTTACCGGTTCGAGCCGGACCGGCCGTCTGCTGGCCGCCCATGCGGGCAGACATTTGAAGAAAAGTGTGTTGGAATTGGGCGGCAGCAATGCGTTTTTGGTGCTGGCCGATGCCGATCTGGAACAGGCGGCCAAAGATGCCTGTTATTCGCGTTTCCGCGATGCGGGGCAGTCGTGCAATGCGGCCAAGCGGATTATTGTCGAAAAACCGGTGATGGCGGCTTTTCGCGCGCTGTTTCTGGCCGAATGCGCCAAACTGCAAACCGGCGACCCGATGCAGCCCCAAACCACGCTCGCCCCGCTGCACCGTGCCGATTTGCGTGCCGTGCTGCATGAGCAGGTGTGCGATGCAGTGCAAAACGGCGCGCGGATTCTGTGCGGCGGCTATCTGCCCGAAGGGGCGGGGACATTTTATCCGGCCACGGTTCTGGCCGATGTGAACCGCTGCTGCCGCGTGTATTATGAAGAGGTGTTCGGGCCGGTGGCCGTTTTAATGGAAGCCGAAGATGCGGAAGATGCAGTACGGTTGGCCAACGATACGCCTTTCGGTTTGGGTGCCAGCATCTATACCGCAGACAAGGCCGCAGCATGGCGGTATGCCGCGATGCTGCACACCGGTGCGGTTTACATCAACCGCCACACCAGCAGCGATCTGCGCCTGCCTTTCGGCGGCATCAAAGATTCGGGCTACGGGCGGGAATTATCGGAATTCGGACTCTATGAATTTGTCAATGTTAAAACCTACTGGCAGAAATAAATTATGGCTGCTGTGCATGCTGCTGCCGTGTGCTGCGGCGGCCGAGACACCGCGCCAAGTGTATTTCAGCCGCAGCGGCGATCCGGTGGTATCGGCCGTTCAGGCGGCCTATCTGCGCGAGTACCGTATTGAAGGCGCGGCGGCATCGGCGCAGGATTTCTATTACCCTTCGCGGCGCAAGTATTCCGACCCTTATACCATGCCGTTGCAGGAAGCGCGCCGTTTCGTCCCCAAACTGCACAACGGTACGTTGGTGTTGTGGTATGAAAACGGGCGCAAAAAAATGGAAGCGCCGTACCGGAACGGACAGCCGCACGGCGAATGGAAAAACTGGTTCGACAACGGCAATATGTCGGCCCTGATGCCCTACCGCAACGGCAAAGTCGAAGGCGTGGGCGCGCGGTTTTACCGTAACGGTGAAAAAGAAAGCGAAATCCGTTTCAGCAACGACAAAGCCAACGGCCAATGGCGGCAGTGGTATGAGGGAGGCCGTCTGAAAAGCGAAATCCTGATGCGCGACGACAAGCCCGTCTATATGCAGACTTGGGACGAGGCCGGACGCATTACGGGCGAAATGGATTTGAGCCGCGGCCGCAACGGCGTGGTACTCGAATGGTATCCCGACGGCAGCAAACGTTCGGAAAGCGTCTATCTGAACGACAGCCTGTCTTCGCGCACCGAATGGGACGAAAACGGCAATCCCTTGGACGAATAGGCATGAAACCGCCGTTTCAGACG
Proteins encoded:
- the trmA gene encoding tRNA (uridine(54)-C5)-methyltransferase TrmA; translated protein: MDRDEQAYAAQLAAKTERFTRLFAGLDTPPLEVFASPESHFRMRAEFRIWHEGGRIDYAMFEPGRKAGTASLIKIRTFQTASRAINELMPALLAALSADDVLKNRLYQCEFLGTQSGEMLVSLIYHKKLDDAWTAAACRLAQAFDIHLIGRSKGQKIVLSQDFVTEEMSVGGRLYRYRQTEGGFTQPNAAVCGKMLAWAADCAGSDPRDLLELYCGNGNFTFPLAACFRRVLATEISKTSAAAAQWGIEANGIGNIRIARLSAEEFTEAYQGRRTFRRLAEQGIDLAAYDFSTVFVDPPRAGVDGDTLRLLAGFDRILYISCNPDTLRANLDVLAQSHRIRRMALFDQFPFTHHIESGVLLEKRV
- a CDS encoding aldehyde dehydrogenase family protein → MTYQSRYIMDGTVLWQRPSETWAEFAARLEALRGRQRAFARLSVAARAAVLLRFADRLEAAKGRLARMVCEEVGRCLRECEAELDKSVELVRYYAECAPGLLAHKDVATQAEVSQVRFEPLGVVLAVMPWNYPVWQVLRFAVPAWCAGNACAVKPAPSVGRVSEALFELAGEDLPLAAAWLAHDDVAAAVARCDALAFTGSSRTGRLLAAHAGRHLKKSVLELGGSNAFLVLADADLEQAAKDACYSRFRDAGQSCNAAKRIIVEKPVMAAFRALFLAECAKLQTGDPMQPQTTLAPLHRADLRAVLHEQVCDAVQNGARILCGGYLPEGAGTFYPATVLADVNRCCRVYYEEVFGPVAVLMEAEDAEDAVRLANDTPFGLGASIYTADKAAAWRYAAMLHTGAVYINRHTSSDLRLPFGGIKDSGYGRELSEFGLYEFVNVKTYWQK
- a CDS encoding toxin-antitoxin system YwqK family antitoxin translates to MLKPTGRNKLWLLCMLLPCAAAAETPRQVYFSRSGDPVVSAVQAAYLREYRIEGAAASAQDFYYPSRRKYSDPYTMPLQEARRFVPKLHNGTLVLWYENGRKKMEAPYRNGQPHGEWKNWFDNGNMSALMPYRNGKVEGVGARFYRNGEKESEIRFSNDKANGQWRQWYEGGRLKSEILMRDDKPVYMQTWDEAGRITGEMDLSRGRNGVVLEWYPDGSKRSESVYLNDSLSSRTEWDENGNPLDE